The Campylobacter sp. CN_NE2 genome contains a region encoding:
- a CDS encoding ankyrin repeat domain-containing protein: MKKIIFSVFLLILANSLFASTCDDIQKDPNSYFVNMVANPKDDFVYLNSNFECENSLLNLKFLKQLYRLSKEIRNENIDCVGNTAIVNEKKFQEKLAFIAIAPKIYENGLDKTQEKPNLQRYEVWSHKSIKNFMLFDKFKNEFDNANVNLTEFFKKDFDENYAKVIATTALNEYLKFAFENHKENLQFSEIEELLLQKNIKADEIKDFIFSCECSEFGLTTALNTALLHGKNTQILKALIDRGANVNYGDENSIFFALNSPENIKFLLANGADMNYKNSFGLTPIFYVVEKNDPELLKFFIYNGAKLNVKLISNTEKMAFISSNYEPYQNLCAFNEPSKTLLMHAAEFGDKNITEMLVKNGANEFVLDDFGLNALDYAILSENNETIQYLKNLGLKENIQKEEFYESETNQTKQASNF, translated from the coding sequence ATGAAAAAAATTATCTTCTCGGTTTTTTTACTTATCTTAGCAAATTCGCTATTTGCCTCGACATGCGACGATATACAAAAAGATCCAAATTCGTATTTTGTAAATATGGTTGCAAATCCAAAAGATGATTTTGTGTATCTAAACTCAAATTTTGAGTGTGAAAATTCGCTTTTAAATTTGAAATTTTTAAAACAACTTTATAGGCTAAGCAAAGAAATCCGTAACGAAAATATCGATTGCGTAGGAAACACAGCAATCGTAAATGAAAAAAAATTCCAAGAAAAATTAGCTTTTATAGCAATCGCACCAAAAATTTATGAAAATGGGCTTGATAAAACGCAAGAAAAACCAAATTTGCAACGCTATGAGGTTTGGTCGCATAAGAGTATAAAAAATTTTATGCTTTTTGATAAATTTAAAAACGAATTTGATAACGCAAATGTAAATTTAACCGAATTTTTCAAAAAAGATTTTGATGAAAACTATGCAAAAGTTATCGCAACAACTGCCTTAAATGAATATTTGAAATTTGCATTTGAAAATCACAAAGAAAATTTGCAATTTAGTGAAATTGAAGAGCTTTTGCTCCAAAAAAATATCAAAGCCGATGAGATAAAAGATTTTATTTTTTCTTGCGAATGTAGTGAATTTGGGCTAACAACAGCGTTAAATACGGCACTTTTGCACGGCAAAAATACTCAAATTTTGAAGGCTTTGATCGACCGTGGTGCCAATGTAAATTACGGTGATGAAAATTCAATCTTTTTTGCACTAAATTCGCCTGAAAATATCAAATTTTTACTCGCAAATGGTGCCGATATGAACTACAAAAATAGTTTTGGTTTAACGCCGATTTTTTATGTTGTAGAAAAAAATGATCCCGAACTTCTTAAATTTTTTATCTATAACGGCGCGAAATTAAATGTAAAACTTATTTCAAATACCGAAAAAATGGCGTTTATTTCAAGTAATTACGAACCATATCAAAACCTGTGCGCTTTTAATGAACCGTCAAAAACGCTTTTAATGCATGCAGCCGAATTTGGCGATAAAAATATAACTGAAATGCTAGTTAAAAACGGAGCAAATGAATTTGTGCTAGATGATTTTGGCTTAAATGCGCTTGATTATGCCATTTTGAGCGAAAATAACGAAACAATACAATATCTAAAAAATTTAGGATTGAAAGAAAATATACAAAAAGAGGAATTTTATGAGAGCGAGACAAATCAAACTAAACAAGCTTCAAATTTTTAA
- a CDS encoding bifunctional aconitate hydratase 2/2-methylisocitrate dehydratase produces MAFLQDYEKHVAERLELGIPPLPLNAEQTKEICDLLKNGDSKSEFYADLLENRVSPGVDDAAKVKAEFLNEILNHGLEIAVISKKRAVEMLGTMLGGYNVIVLVACLQNSDKEVASAAAKALSNTIFVHDYFNEVEKLAKTNEFAMQVLKSWANAEWFLSRAKIPELIKGIVFKVPGETNTDDLSPASEAFSRSDIPLHANAMLVKRQPGSLEKIAELKKSGRQVVYVGDVVGTGSSRKSGVNSVQWHIGEDIKGVPNKKTGGVIIGSTIAPIFFNTAEDSGALPIVANVDKLETGDEIEIYPLQGKILKNGECVSEFKLLPNTIEDEIRAGGRIPLIIARGLCAKARASLNLESENIFIKPEQPKSDESVGYTLAQKMVGRACGVEGVRAGMYVEPLTLTVGSQDTTGPMTRDEIKELASLGFGADMVMQSFCHTAAYPKPSDAIMHKTLPNFMSSRGGVALRPGDGVIHSWLNRLVLPDTVGTGGDSHTRFPIGISFPAGSGLVAFAAVTGSMPLNMPESVLVRFKGELQPGITLRDLVNAIPYYAIKKGLLTVEKKGKKNIFAGKVLEIEGLENLKVEQAFELSDASAERSAAACAIALNKEPVIEYIKSNIELIDAMIKDGYENAVTLERRKEKMKKWLENPELLKADSNAKYAEVIEINLNDIKEPILACPNDPDDVATLSEILSDPKRAKNIDEVFVGSCMTNIGHYRALGEVLKGEGQVPVRLWIAPPTKMDEKQLRSEGYYALFGAAGARMEVPGCSLCMGNQARVRDEAIVFSTSTRNFDNRMGMGAKVYLGSAELAAVCAMLGRLPSVAEYLEIVPKKLNGKEAQIYRYLNFNEIENFSL; encoded by the coding sequence ATGGCTTTTTTACAAGATTATGAAAAACATGTTGCCGAGCGCTTGGAGCTAGGCATACCACCGCTGCCGTTAAACGCAGAACAGACAAAGGAAATTTGCGACTTACTAAAAAACGGCGATAGCAAAAGCGAATTTTACGCTGATTTGCTTGAAAATCGCGTAAGTCCGGGCGTAGATGATGCCGCGAAAGTCAAGGCTGAGTTTTTAAATGAAATCCTAAATCACGGCTTAGAAATCGCCGTTATCAGCAAAAAAAGAGCTGTCGAAATGCTAGGAACTATGCTTGGCGGTTACAATGTCATCGTGCTGGTTGCCTGTTTGCAAAATAGTGATAAAGAAGTAGCAAGTGCCGCTGCAAAGGCTCTTAGTAATACAATTTTCGTGCATGATTATTTCAACGAAGTTGAAAAACTAGCTAAAACTAACGAATTTGCAATGCAAGTGCTAAAATCATGGGCAAATGCCGAGTGGTTTTTAAGTAGAGCTAAAATTCCTGAGCTTATCAAAGGTATCGTTTTTAAAGTCCCGGGAGAGACAAACACTGACGATCTAAGCCCTGCTAGTGAAGCTTTTTCTCGCTCAGACATTCCGCTTCACGCAAATGCAATGCTAGTAAAACGCCAACCAGGAAGCCTAGAAAAAATCGCAGAGCTTAAAAAAAGCGGTCGCCAAGTTGTCTATGTAGGTGATGTCGTAGGAACGGGAAGCAGCCGTAAAAGTGGCGTGAATTCGGTTCAATGGCATATCGGCGAAGACATAAAAGGTGTTCCAAATAAAAAAACAGGCGGCGTAATCATCGGCTCGACTATCGCTCCGATTTTCTTTAACACAGCAGAAGATAGCGGTGCGTTGCCGATTGTCGCAAATGTCGATAAACTAGAAACTGGCGATGAGATAGAAATTTATCCATTACAAGGCAAAATTCTTAAAAACGGCGAGTGCGTGAGCGAATTTAAACTTCTACCAAACACAATCGAAGATGAAATTCGAGCCGGTGGTCGAATTCCGCTTATCATCGCTAGGGGACTTTGCGCGAAAGCAAGAGCTAGTTTGAATTTAGAGAGCGAAAATATTTTCATAAAACCGGAACAACCAAAAAGCGACGAAAGTGTTGGCTACACACTAGCCCAAAAAATGGTAGGTAGGGCATGTGGCGTAGAGGGCGTAAGAGCAGGTATGTATGTAGAGCCACTCACACTCACGGTTGGCTCACAAGATACAACTGGCCCTATGACAAGAGATGAGATAAAAGAACTAGCAAGTCTTGGCTTTGGTGCAGATATGGTTATGCAAAGCTTCTGCCACACGGCAGCTTATCCAAAACCAAGCGATGCGATTATGCATAAGACCTTACCAAATTTTATGAGTAGCCGCGGCGGCGTGGCACTTCGTCCAGGGGACGGCGTAATCCACTCATGGCTAAATAGACTAGTTTTACCTGATACGGTAGGCACAGGTGGCGATTCGCACACGAGATTTCCTATCGGCATTAGCTTTCCAGCAGGTAGCGGTCTAGTCGCATTTGCAGCAGTTACAGGAAGTATGCCTTTAAATATGCCAGAATCCGTGCTTGTTAGATTCAAGGGAGAGTTGCAACCAGGCATTACGCTTAGAGATTTAGTAAATGCAATCCCTTACTATGCGATTAAAAAAGGTTTATTAACCGTCGAGAAAAAGGGTAAGAAAAATATTTTTGCAGGAAAAGTGCTTGAAATCGAAGGTTTGGAAAATTTAAAAGTGGAACAAGCATTTGAGTTAAGCGACGCTTCGGCTGAGCGAAGCGCAGCAGCGTGTGCCATTGCGTTAAATAAAGAACCGGTGATTGAATACATCAAATCAAACATCGAGCTAATTGATGCGATGATAAAAGACGGATATGAAAATGCCGTAACGCTTGAACGCAGAAAAGAAAAAATGAAAAAATGGTTAGAAAACCCTGAACTTCTAAAAGCAGATTCTAACGCAAAATACGCAGAAGTGATTGAAATCAATCTAAATGATATAAAAGAGCCGATTTTAGCGTGTCCAAATGACCCTGACGATGTAGCGACACTAAGCGAAATTTTAAGCGATCCAAAAAGAGCTAAAAATATCGATGAAGTTTTTGTGGGAAGCTGTATGACAAATATCGGGCATTACAGAGCGCTTGGCGAAGTGCTAAAAGGCGAAGGTCAAGTGCCTGTTCGACTATGGATAGCACCGCCTACAAAGATGGACGAAAAACAGCTTAGAAGCGAAGGATATTACGCGCTATTTGGCGCAGCAGGAGCTAGAATGGAAGTTCCTGGTTGTTCGCTTTGTATGGGTAACCAAGCCAGAGTGCGTGATGAAGCGATAGTATTTTCTACTTCGACAAGAAACTTCGATAACCGCATGGGCATGGGCGCAAAAGTTTATCTAGGCTCAGCCGAACTAGCAGCGGTTTGTGCGATGCTAGGCAGACTTCCAAGCGTGGCTGAATACCTAGAAATCGTGCCTAAAAAGCTTAACGGCAAAGAAGCACAAATTTATAGATATTTAAATTTCAACGAAATTGAGAATTTTTCGTTGTAA
- a CDS encoding heavy metal translocating P-type ATPase, translating to MSKKENLNIVGMTCVNCSNAIERVTRKIDGVESVNVSFTAGSGEFIVRDEATLEAVKAKITKLGYEIATNYEELEAKKARNLKNMLFKFVLAVILASFIMLIEMKTNFSFAVKALLCAILGAVVLGFCGKNFFYHALGSLKNKNYDMNVLVSLGSSAAYLYSLGSAIFVHFKGGNEWANLYFSSSSMIIAFILLGKYLEEQSKLKANDYIKKLIDLSPKKAVLINPDGTTSEILANELKPGDKVLVKNGAQIPGDGIVISGEAEIDTSLITGESLAVFKKTGDSVNAGCVSVAGILQVKITKFSHQSVLAEIKNLLSEAGSKKMPISRFADKIANIFVPSVIFIAVCVFVIWLVAGKAHIGLLCAICVLIISCPCALGLATPIAIVCAISNAAKNGVLVKNPEVLEILKDTKIAVFDKTGTLSRGEISVNFTNLSDENLALIASVQMLSEHPISKAIVKFAKEKGLKFAKFDGEFESLLGRGIKAQNGEFTLLAGNKELLNENGVEFEMPKNADEFLSNGFGVIFVAINAEFVGFVALSDILRDETVECIKTLKNQGIKTIMLTGDNAKTANFIGKSLGVDEIISEVLPSQKYEFIANLKNSEKVLFVGDGINDAPSLKTADIGVAMNSGSDIAKGAGDIIFIKNDLRNLAYLINLSQKTMTTIKQNLFWAFFYNLICIPVAAGILYPLWGVLLKPMFGAAAMCFSSVTVVLNSIRLKFARI from the coding sequence ATGTCAAAAAAAGAAAATCTAAACATAGTCGGAATGACCTGCGTGAATTGCTCGAACGCAATCGAGCGAGTTACGCGCAAGATTGACGGAGTTGAGAGTGTAAATGTCAGTTTTACGGCTGGTTCTGGCGAATTTATAGTGCGTGATGAAGCCACACTTGAAGCCGTAAAAGCAAAAATCACAAAACTAGGCTACGAAATCGCCACAAACTACGAAGAGCTGGAAGCCAAAAAGGCGCGAAATTTAAAAAATATGCTTTTTAAATTCGTTTTAGCCGTGATTTTAGCGTCTTTTATAATGCTAATTGAGATGAAAACAAATTTCAGCTTCGCCGTAAAAGCCCTACTCTGTGCGATTTTAGGTGCCGTTGTGCTTGGCTTTTGTGGCAAAAACTTTTTTTACCACGCGCTAGGCTCACTTAAAAACAAAAACTACGATATGAATGTGCTGGTCTCTCTTGGCTCGTCTGCGGCGTATTTGTATTCGCTAGGAAGTGCGATTTTTGTCCATTTTAAGGGCGGAAACGAGTGGGCGAATTTGTATTTTAGCTCTTCATCGATGATAATTGCTTTCATATTGCTTGGAAAATACCTTGAAGAGCAAAGCAAACTAAAAGCGAACGACTACATTAAAAAACTTATCGATTTAAGCCCAAAAAAGGCGGTTTTGATTAACCCAGACGGCACGACAAGCGAAATTTTGGCTAACGAACTAAAACCCGGCGATAAAGTTTTAGTAAAAAACGGCGCGCAAATCCCGGGCGATGGCATAGTCATAAGTGGCGAAGCTGAAATCGATACGAGCCTGATAACCGGTGAGAGCTTAGCCGTTTTTAAAAAGACGGGCGACAGCGTAAATGCTGGGTGCGTGAGTGTCGCAGGAATTTTGCAAGTGAAAATCACCAAATTTTCGCACCAAAGCGTTTTGGCTGAAATCAAAAATTTGCTAAGCGAAGCAGGAAGCAAAAAAATGCCGATTTCTCGCTTTGCCGATAAAATCGCAAATATCTTTGTGCCAAGCGTGATTTTTATCGCCGTTTGCGTGTTTGTGATTTGGCTAGTCGCAGGAAAAGCCCATATCGGCTTACTTTGCGCGATTTGCGTTTTGATTATTTCATGCCCTTGCGCTTTGGGTTTGGCTACACCCATTGCGATAGTTTGTGCTATTTCAAATGCCGCTAAAAACGGCGTTTTGGTGAAAAACCCGGAAGTTTTAGAAATCTTAAAAGATACGAAAATCGCCGTTTTTGACAAAACAGGCACACTCAGCAGGGGCGAAATTTCTGTAAATTTTACAAATTTAAGCGATGAAAATCTCGCACTAATCGCAAGCGTGCAAATGCTTAGCGAACACCCAATTTCAAAAGCGATTGTGAAATTTGCAAAAGAAAAAGGGCTTAAATTTGCTAAATTTGACGGGGAATTTGAGAGTTTACTAGGTCGTGGTATAAAGGCGCAAAACGGCGAATTTACGCTACTAGCGGGAAATAAAGAGCTTTTAAATGAAAACGGCGTGGAATTTGAAATGCCAAAAAATGCAGATGAATTTTTATCTAACGGCTTTGGCGTGATTTTTGTAGCGATAAATGCCGAATTCGTGGGCTTTGTGGCACTTAGCGACATTTTGCGTGATGAAACCGTAGAGTGCATAAAAACGCTAAAAAATCAAGGCATAAAAACCATAATGCTAACAGGCGACAACGCCAAAACAGCGAATTTCATCGGCAAAAGTTTAGGCGTAGATGAGATCATAAGCGAAGTTTTGCCAAGCCAAAAATACGAATTTATCGCAAATTTAAAAAACAGCGAAAAAGTCCTTTTCGTAGGGGACGGCATAAACGACGCTCCGTCTCTTAAAACCGCCGACATAGGCGTTGCGATGAACTCGGGTAGCGACATCGCCAAAGGTGCCGGGGACATAATCTTTATCAAAAACGACTTGCGAAATTTGGCTTATTTGATAAATTTGTCGCAAAAAACCATGACGACGATAAAACAAAACCTTTTTTGGGCGTTTTTTTACAATCTCATCTGCATACCTGTGGCGGCAGGAATTTTATATCCTTTATGGGGTGTCTTGCTAAAACCGATGTTTGGCGCAGCTGCAATGTGTTTTAGCTCAGTAACCGTGGTGCTAAATTCGATTAGACTAAAATTTGCGAGAATTTAA
- a CDS encoding heavy-metal-associated domain-containing protein, whose protein sequence is MKFKVNNINCENCAKSIKNGLEEDYGEIVVSVADKTVEVNLNEENAEAFKNDLSDLGFEVVAKID, encoded by the coding sequence ATGAAATTTAAAGTAAATAACATAAACTGCGAAAATTGCGCTAAAAGTATAAAAAACGGCTTAGAAGAAGACTACGGCGAAATCGTCGTTAGCGTAGCAGATAAAACCGTCGAAGTAAATTTAAACGAAGAAAACGCAGAAGCTTTTAAAAATGATTTAAGCGATCTAGGCTTCGAAGTGGTCGCAAAAATCGACTAA
- a CDS encoding YebC/PmpR family DNA-binding transcriptional regulator gives MGRAFEYRRASKEARWGKMSKLFPKLGKAITMAAKEGGSDPDMNPKLRTAIATARAQNMPKDNIDAAIKRASGKDSVDIKTIHYDGKAPHGALVIVECATDNPTRTVANIKSIFNKAKGEFLPSGSLSFMFSRKSVFEVKFSENLDMDEIELEMIDFGLSEIELNEFENDKGETEKTITLYGEYESFGTLNEGIEKMGLELISGALKFVPNNKQSFSDEQLADIEVLLDKLEEDDDVQAVYTNIE, from the coding sequence ATGGGAAGAGCGTTTGAGTATAGACGAGCTTCAAAAGAAGCTAGATGGGGAAAGATGAGCAAACTTTTTCCAAAACTCGGCAAAGCAATCACAATGGCAGCCAAAGAAGGCGGTAGCGACCCTGATATGAACCCAAAACTTCGCACCGCAATCGCCACAGCTAGGGCGCAAAATATGCCAAAAGACAATATCGACGCAGCGATAAAACGCGCTAGTGGTAAAGATAGCGTGGATATAAAAACTATCCATTATGACGGCAAAGCCCCACACGGCGCACTTGTCATCGTCGAGTGTGCCACAGATAACCCTACACGCACGGTTGCAAATATAAAATCGATTTTCAATAAAGCAAAAGGCGAGTTTTTGCCAAGCGGAAGCCTTAGCTTTATGTTTTCACGCAAGAGCGTTTTTGAAGTCAAATTTAGCGAAAATTTGGATATGGACGAGATCGAGCTTGAAATGATTGATTTTGGGTTAAGCGAAATCGAGCTAAACGAATTCGAAAACGACAAGGGCGAGACTGAAAAAACTATCACGCTTTATGGCGAGTATGAGAGCTTTGGCACACTTAACGAAGGTATCGAAAAAATGGGCTTGGAGCTTATCAGCGGGGCGTTAAAATTCGTGCCAAATAATAAACAATCTTTTAGTGACGAGCAGTTAGCCGACATAGAAGTTTTGCTTGACAAACTCGAAGAAGATGACGATGTTCAGGCAGTTTATACAAATATCGAATAA
- a CDS encoding peptidylprolyl isomerase, translating into MREDLKIYEINQSELAKFKFAVIKTEKGDMNLELFGDEAPQAVTNFASLANDGFYKGLNFHRVIPNFVIQGGCPYGTGTGGPGWRIKCECVGQKHRHLRGTLSMAHAGRDTGGSQFFVCHSPQPHLDGVHTVFGQICDEPSLKVLDSIRQGDKIVNIEIKESL; encoded by the coding sequence ATGAGAGAAGATTTGAAAATTTATGAAATAAATCAGTCTGAGTTAGCGAAATTTAAATTCGCCGTTATCAAAACCGAAAAAGGCGATATGAATTTGGAGCTTTTTGGCGATGAAGCGCCACAGGCTGTTACGAATTTTGCCTCGTTGGCAAACGACGGCTTTTACAAAGGGCTAAATTTCCACAGAGTTATCCCAAATTTTGTGATACAAGGTGGCTGTCCGTATGGCACAGGTACCGGAGGTCCCGGTTGGCGTATAAAATGCGAGTGCGTAGGGCAAAAACACAGACATTTGCGTGGAACGCTAAGTATGGCTCACGCAGGACGCGACACGGGCGGAAGTCAATTTTTCGTCTGCCACAGCCCACAACCGCACCTTGACGGCGTTCATACCGTGTTTGGGCAAATTTGCGACGAGCCGAGCCTAAAAGTGCTTGATAGTATCAGACAGGGCGACAAAATCGTAAATATCGAAATTAAAGAGAGTTTGTAG
- the acpS gene encoding holo-ACP synthase, whose product MVGIDIVQISRISALKEKFGEKFLRRVFCDDEIALIKSDETLAGFFAAKEAFSKALGTGIGGECGFLDIKIAKTPKGAPFFEISPNLKAKFGIKNSALSISHDGNFAIAAVILEREN is encoded by the coding sequence ATGGTAGGCATAGATATAGTGCAAATTAGCAGAATATCGGCTCTAAAAGAAAAATTCGGCGAAAAATTTTTGCGTCGCGTTTTTTGCGATGATGAAATCGCTTTGATAAAAAGCGATGAAACTTTGGCAGGATTTTTCGCTGCCAAAGAAGCCTTTTCAAAGGCTCTTGGCACGGGCATTGGTGGCGAGTGTGGATTTTTGGATATAAAAATCGCAAAAACGCCAAAAGGTGCGCCGTTTTTTGAAATTTCACCAAATTTAAAAGCCAAATTTGGCATAAAAAACTCAGCTCTTAGCATTAGCCACGACGGAAATTTCGCCATCGCAGCGGTGATTTTGGAGCGCGAGAATTGA
- a CDS encoding DUF3137 domain-containing protein: MTTKIFFKENFVIEAIKNIDKNFVYEKESFLYDYDELKNTGIGKYALSDFISGNYKGLNFRFAEYSRYKNTHGAIFSCEFYKDFKYDLKIKNKEIYSYKMNSDKLDDTEFNKIFDVETTDKTETRFLLSFSFMERLCKINANENFGFVSAAFKNGKFYLFLENSKNLFEPSFFFAPSIAQAHYFRDEFLEILSVIDELNLTLNIYPKTVLKNQKLTR; the protein is encoded by the coding sequence TTGACTACGAAAATTTTTTTTAAAGAAAATTTTGTAATTGAAGCTATAAAAAATATTGATAAAAATTTCGTATATGAAAAAGAAAGTTTTTTATATGATTATGATGAATTAAAAAATACGGGAATTGGCAAATATGCTTTATCCGATTTTATAAGTGGAAATTATAAAGGTTTAAATTTTAGATTTGCTGAATATTCTCGTTATAAAAATACACATGGTGCGATATTTTCTTGTGAATTTTACAAAGATTTTAAATATGATTTAAAAATTAAAAACAAAGAAATTTATAGTTATAAAATGAATTCTGATAAACTCGACGATACAGAATTTAACAAAATTTTTGATGTTGAAACGACCGACAAAACGGAAACTAGATTTTTGTTAAGTTTTAGTTTTATGGAGAGACTCTGTAAAATCAACGCAAATGAAAATTTTGGTTTTGTAAGTGCGGCGTTTAAAAACGGAAAATTTTATCTATTTTTAGAAAATAGTAAAAATCTTTTTGAACCTAGTTTCTTTTTTGCACCAAGTATCGCACAGGCTCATTATTTTAGAGATGAATTTTTAGAAATTCTCTCTGTTATCGACGAGCTAAATTTGACGCTAAATATCTACCCAAAAACCGTTTTGAAAAATCAAAAACTTACTCGTTAA
- a CDS encoding tyrosine-type recombinase/integrase, with product MKFELDYKESFEKSLLFWLTRFVKFKLSSLSNKELKNHELFTKTNMALNSELKNINELEILAKQARNAGLTGINTYFNPLKKLYSVLCEYNLKSLKNIDEELLSEILASITGGLSDASKKNYRIAVINFFGFIDRQNEFDGASHNFGITLKNWGGVGGGRGVKLPEFMSEDEIKRFIEAIDLADFGKNTHRNQLIIKIIIYTGIRVGEALNLKKKDISEDGDLYILRIRGKGNKYRTVMIKKYLIDEHLKALPINYNNKDGYLFINRNGAPITQAYVSRSVEAILMNAGIRKEKNGAHMLRHTFATMLYKKQKDLVLVQEALGHASLNTSRIYTHFDSQKLRLAAQIAEEFNE from the coding sequence ATGAAATTTGAACTTGATTACAAAGAGAGCTTTGAAAAGTCACTACTTTTTTGGCTTACTAGATTTGTTAAATTTAAACTTAGTTCGCTCTCAAATAAAGAGCTAAAAAACCATGAACTTTTTACAAAAACAAATATGGCGTTAAATTCGGAGCTAAAAAATATAAATGAACTTGAAATTCTAGCAAAACAGGCAAGAAATGCAGGTCTAACCGGCATAAATACATATTTTAATCCATTAAAAAAGCTTTATAGCGTGCTTTGCGAATACAACCTAAAAAGCCTAAAAAATATCGACGAAGAACTTTTGAGTGAAATTTTAGCCAGTATCACAGGCGGACTAAGCGATGCGAGTAAAAAAAACTACCGCATAGCCGTAATCAATTTTTTTGGATTTATCGACCGACAAAATGAATTTGACGGCGCTTCGCATAACTTTGGCATAACTTTGAAAAACTGGGGTGGCGTTGGCGGTGGTCGTGGCGTGAAACTACCTGAGTTTATGAGTGAAGATGAGATAAAAAGGTTTATCGAAGCTATCGATTTGGCTGATTTTGGCAAAAATACACATAGAAATCAGCTTATTATCAAAATTATCATTTATACTGGCATTAGAGTCGGAGAAGCGTTAAATTTGAAGAAAAAAGATATTAGCGAAGACGGCGATTTATACATTTTGCGAATTCGTGGCAAAGGAAACAAATACCGCACGGTTATGATAAAAAAATACCTAATAGACGAGCATTTAAAGGCTTTGCCGATAAATTATAACAATAAAGACGGATATTTATTTATAAATCGAAACGGAGCGCCGATAACTCAGGCTTATGTCAGCAGAAGCGTTGAAGCTATTTTGATGAATGCTGGAATTCGCAAAGAAAAAAACGGAGCCCACATGCTTCGCCACACCTTTGCGACAATGCTTTATAAAAAGCAAAAAGATTTGGTTTTGGTTCAAGAAGCTTTGGGTCATGCTAGTTTAAATACTTCGCGAATTTATACCCATTTTGATAGCCAAAAACTCCGCCTTGCTGCGCAAATCGCAGAAGAATTTAACGAGTAA